The region CGCCTTGATCAATCGGGCACCACCGCCCGGGCCAAGAAAATGGGCGATGTAGAGCTCACCGGCACTCGGATTGCGATCCAGCTGCTTGCGCAGATAATTCCCGTTGCCCTCGGCATAGGCACCGGCCAGCTTGGCTGATGCTTCAGGATTGAACCGAAGCGCCAGAACAGCTTCCCGGTCATCACGGTTCGGCACCACATATTTGCCGTTGGATTTCTTTGCAATCTTGTCAGCAAAGTCTCCATAGCCCAAACGGCTGCCATTCTCCTTAAGCGTTTCCAGCCAGGTCGATTCGATGAACTGGAACAGACCCGCAGCAGATGACGTGGAAGCCTTGGCTTGCGGGTCAAAATTGCTCTCACGTTTTGCTGTCTCCAGCAGAAAGTCAAAATTGGTGCCCGTGGTTTCACTGGCAGCACGAAAAGCACTTTCGATCCGATCGGATATCTTGGGTAGGCTTGCTGTCTCCATGATGCACCCCCGTGCCGGCCCCCGCAAAACGGAATGGTAAATGGTCCGTTAAGAATTCACCCAGCATGGTTAATGTTCCGTTAACAAAAGAACAGGTTGCACCGATCCGGCTCGGGCGGATACCAATGAACGAACGTGCGCAAAAGGGGGTCACCATGCCGGGTTTGTATTTCGAGGAATTTG is a window of Coralliovum pocilloporae DNA encoding:
- a CDS encoding transglycosylase SLT domain-containing protein, giving the protein METASLPKISDRIESAFRAASETTGTNFDFLLETAKRESNFDPQAKASTSSAAGLFQFIESTWLETLKENGSRLGYGDFADKIAKKSNGKYVVPNRDDREAVLALRFNPEASAKLAGAYAEGNGNYLRKQLDRNPSAGELYIAHFLGPGGGARLIKAADQTPDVRADKLFPEQARANKPIFYHRDGRARDVSEVYRNLVSSYDNVPVRLASAPEETRSVAEAPQQDPRFAGWSAKAPENPFHGLFRDDSPTANLLNTSGWSTAYAEQDRPDRALFAPATPPEAENGRQPLNLLSFLKVQKSV